One window of the Rissa tridactyla isolate bRisTri1 chromosome 9, bRisTri1.patW.cur.20221130, whole genome shotgun sequence genome contains the following:
- the LOC128915274 gene encoding putative P2Y purinoceptor 10 isoform X1, producing the protein METLHPPQSPHERRDSAEMESNVSSGNCTDPQMSFQSTLYATTYTLIFIPGLLANSAALWVLCRFISKKSKAIIFMINLAVADLAHVLSLPLRMYYYINHSWPFGNFLCQVCFYLKYLNMYASICFLTCISIQRYLFLLHPFKAKDWKRRYDAAISAAVWLVVGAACLPLLIVRSPALSKSTNTCFSDLGVKQLSPGSSIAMVTVAELFGFVIPFGIIAYCTWKMWQSLRECPSQLQNTSEKQKALRMVLMCAAVFFICFTPYHINFPFFMMVIENIIQDCAVHRSTLRFHPISLCLASLNCCLDPVLYYFMTSEFQDQLLRHSCAALRARFMRRGSTPSITETGHDIHMKKRNLPRFKFWSLPKFFGRINSMEIPPVPPDELLLESIS; encoded by the exons ATGG AAACCCTCCACCCACCTCAATCACCCCATGAGCGAAGAGACTCAGCCGAGATGGAGAGCAACGTGTCCTCCGGCAACTGTACCGATCCCCAGATGTCCTTCCAGTCTACCCTGTACGCAACCACCTACACCCTCATATTCATCCCCGGCCTCCTGGCAAACAGCGCTGCCCTGTGGGTCTTGTGCCGCTTCATCAGCAAGAAGAGCAAAGCCATCATCTTCATGATCAACTTGGCCGTGGCCGACCTGGCTCACGTCCTCTCGCTGCCCTTACGGATGTATTACTACATAAACCACTCCTGGCCATTTGGAAATTTCCTTTGCCAGGTGTGCTTCTACCTGAAGTATCTCAACATGTACGCCAGCATTTGCTTCCTCACCTGCATCAGCATCCAGCggtacctcttcctcctccaccccttCAAAGCCAAGGACTGGAAGCGGCGGTATGACGCGGCCATCAGCGCTGCCGTCTGGCTCGTCGTCGGGGCAGCGTGCTTGCCCCTGCTCATAGTGAGGAGCCCAGCCTTGTCCAAGAGCACAAACACATGCTTCTCAGACCTGGGGGTGAAACAGCTGAGCCCGGGATCCTCCATTGCGATGGTGACGGTGGCCGAGCTGTTTGGATTTGTCATCCCCTTCGGCATCATCGCCTACTGCACGTGGAAGATGTGGCAGTCCCTGCGGGAGTGTCCAAGCCAGCTGCAAAACACCAGCGAGAAGCAGAAGGCTTTGCGCATGGTCTTGATGTGCGCGGCCGTCTTCTTCATCTGCTTCACCCCCTACCACATCAACTTCCCTTTCTTCATGATGGTGATAGAGAACATCATCCAGGACTGTGCCGTTCACAGGAGCACGCTCCGCTTCCACCCCATCTCCCTCTGCCTGGCGAGCCTCAACTGCTGCCTGGATCCGGTCCTCTACTACTTCATGACCTCCGAGTTCCAGGACCAGCTGCTGCGACACAGCTGTGCCGCCCTGCGGGCTCGGTTCATGCGCCGTGGGAGCACCCCCTCCATCACCGAAACTGGCCACGACATTCACATGAAGAAGAGAAATCTTCCGCGCTTTAAGTTTTGGTCTCTTCCTAAGTTCTTTGGCCGAATAAACAGCATGGAAATCCCCCCAGTGCCGCCCGACGAGCTTCTGCTGGAGTCCATCTCTTGA
- the LOC128915274 gene encoding putative P2Y purinoceptor 10 isoform X2 translates to MESNVSSGNCTDPQMSFQSTLYATTYTLIFIPGLLANSAALWVLCRFISKKSKAIIFMINLAVADLAHVLSLPLRMYYYINHSWPFGNFLCQVCFYLKYLNMYASICFLTCISIQRYLFLLHPFKAKDWKRRYDAAISAAVWLVVGAACLPLLIVRSPALSKSTNTCFSDLGVKQLSPGSSIAMVTVAELFGFVIPFGIIAYCTWKMWQSLRECPSQLQNTSEKQKALRMVLMCAAVFFICFTPYHINFPFFMMVIENIIQDCAVHRSTLRFHPISLCLASLNCCLDPVLYYFMTSEFQDQLLRHSCAALRARFMRRGSTPSITETGHDIHMKKRNLPRFKFWSLPKFFGRINSMEIPPVPPDELLLESIS, encoded by the coding sequence ATGGAGAGCAACGTGTCCTCCGGCAACTGTACCGATCCCCAGATGTCCTTCCAGTCTACCCTGTACGCAACCACCTACACCCTCATATTCATCCCCGGCCTCCTGGCAAACAGCGCTGCCCTGTGGGTCTTGTGCCGCTTCATCAGCAAGAAGAGCAAAGCCATCATCTTCATGATCAACTTGGCCGTGGCCGACCTGGCTCACGTCCTCTCGCTGCCCTTACGGATGTATTACTACATAAACCACTCCTGGCCATTTGGAAATTTCCTTTGCCAGGTGTGCTTCTACCTGAAGTATCTCAACATGTACGCCAGCATTTGCTTCCTCACCTGCATCAGCATCCAGCggtacctcttcctcctccaccccttCAAAGCCAAGGACTGGAAGCGGCGGTATGACGCGGCCATCAGCGCTGCCGTCTGGCTCGTCGTCGGGGCAGCGTGCTTGCCCCTGCTCATAGTGAGGAGCCCAGCCTTGTCCAAGAGCACAAACACATGCTTCTCAGACCTGGGGGTGAAACAGCTGAGCCCGGGATCCTCCATTGCGATGGTGACGGTGGCCGAGCTGTTTGGATTTGTCATCCCCTTCGGCATCATCGCCTACTGCACGTGGAAGATGTGGCAGTCCCTGCGGGAGTGTCCAAGCCAGCTGCAAAACACCAGCGAGAAGCAGAAGGCTTTGCGCATGGTCTTGATGTGCGCGGCCGTCTTCTTCATCTGCTTCACCCCCTACCACATCAACTTCCCTTTCTTCATGATGGTGATAGAGAACATCATCCAGGACTGTGCCGTTCACAGGAGCACGCTCCGCTTCCACCCCATCTCCCTCTGCCTGGCGAGCCTCAACTGCTGCCTGGATCCGGTCCTCTACTACTTCATGACCTCCGAGTTCCAGGACCAGCTGCTGCGACACAGCTGTGCCGCCCTGCGGGCTCGGTTCATGCGCCGTGGGAGCACCCCCTCCATCACCGAAACTGGCCACGACATTCACATGAAGAAGAGAAATCTTCCGCGCTTTAAGTTTTGGTCTCTTCCTAAGTTCTTTGGCCGAATAAACAGCATGGAAATCCCCCCAGTGCCGCCCGACGAGCTTCTGCTGGAGTCCATCTCTTGA